The segment CCGAAGATTTTGCGGATGTCTGCAGCCATACAGCGACGTCCTGACCTTTGACGCTCGCTGAGAGTACGTCGGTGACTTCGGGAGATTCGATTTCGAATACGGCCATGGAATCCGGACGCGTCAACAGTGACTGGGCGAGAGCTTCTTTCTGATTCGGAGTGCCCTGCCCTGCCGGCATGTAATACTTGAGCACGATGTTCTCAACCGTGGTCTCTTCTTCGTTCTCTTTTGAAACCAGACCGACACAGTCGCGAGTCAAACGATCAGCGGACAACAACAAACCCTGCCACGTTGTCGTCAGACCCTCACCCTTGGGTGCAGAGACGATGCAAATGCCTGGTTTGTTGAGTGCTTCGGCGAATGGCTTTTCCATTGACGGAAGCATGCCCAATTTTTTCAGTGGAAGCTGCGCCGACGCGTCGCCGATCAACTTCAGCTGAACACGTTCGCCGTTTGGAATTCCCTGCGACACAACGTTGATTTTTCGTTTGCCAAATTCGGGTGACTTGATCGCAAACCGCCCCGCCTGCTTGTTGCGCCGGTCGGCCGGGTTAAGGCCAGCGATATACTTGAGGCTGTACAAAACATTGTCGCCCGTCTCGCGATCCATCGGTGGGATCGGGTGCCAGGTTCCATCGACCAAAATCCGCGGCGTTGCTTGCGTTTGGGAGTAGTCGATCAAAACAATGTTGGCCCGTTTGAGCAGGATCTCGGACAACATATCCTTCAGCACCACAAAACCTGGTGACTGTCGGGCGCGGATCAGATTGGACTGACGATCCGAATCCGTTTCGCCGGCTGGTGTGAATTCAAATTCGGCCCCAAGGTCCTGTTGTAGTTCATCCAGCTCCAACCCCTGGTCCGGGTTGAGTCTCTGTTTGATCGAAGAGTCTTTCTTGATCCCCGATCTGCGCACAATTCGATAAATGAACCACGGCAGAAAAGCACACGCCACGTAGATTGGGTATCCGACCCAGAAAATCGGTATCGAGATCGCCGCGAAAAAACCGGCCAGGTGCACCACGATGTTGATCGGATTCCACACCTGTGGCTTTTGACCGGATAGATCCCCGATCCGCGTGGTGTCCCGATTAATCCAGTCCGCAAGGCGAACCCAGATGAAGAACACCAACGCAATCAGCCCGATCTTCACCAGTGACAGATAGCCGCCCTGTCCGCGGGCAGCGCCAATCAGTTCTACGCCCGCGCGGGCCTGCGAGTTGGTCAACAGGACTGCGCTGAAACTCAGGACGAACGCAAACAGCTTCGGCATTACGTGAGACGGTCGAGCCATTCGTAGTTCAGTTTCCTGCAGATGGGTGACTTATGGTGAATCACCATTGTAAATCGGGATAGTAAAAAATACTTGTGAAAAACCGCCACGATCAGTCAACAGACCGGGGCGGTGAATGCGGTTCCTGATCCAGTCCGGCCTAGAGAATACCCGGAGCCGAAACGTCGATACCTTTGAGACGCATTTTCAGGACTTCCTTGTTCGGAGCGACCTGGAAAGCCGTCGGTCGGTCGATCAGCTCGTCACGGACCAGCTGTTCGAGGCTCATCGTGAAGTCCTGCATGCCTTCTTCGCCAAACATCGGAATGGCATCCGCGAGCTTGTGGTCCTTTTCCTCCAGGATCAACTTCCGAATGGTCGGATTGAAGGTCATGATCTCACAGGTAGGAACACGTCCCACACCGGGCTTAATCGACTTGAGCAGTTTCTGCCCGATGATGCCCTTCATGTTCATCGCCATCGCACTGCGAATCGCGCCGTGCATTTCTTCCGGGAACAGGTCGAGAATACGACCGATCGTCGAAGGAGCCGTTGATGCGTGAATCGTACCGAACACGAGGTGACCCGTTTCCGCCGCGTGAATCGCGGTCATGAACGTTTCTTCGTCACGAAGCTCACCGACGAGGATGATATCGGGGTCTTCACGAACGGCATGCTTCATACCGACGCTGAAGTCCACGACATCGATGCCGACTTCACGTTGGTTGATCAGACATTTGTCATCGGTGAAAACAAACTCAATCGGATCTTCCAGCGTCAGAATGTGCTTGGAGTAAATCCGGTTGATGTAGTTCAGCATCGATGCGATCGACGTACTTTTACCCGAGCCCGTAATTCCGGCCAGCAGGATCATGCCCTGTTCGTGGTGGCAAAGCGTTTCGATCGAAGGCGGCAGGTACAGCCCTTCGAAGTCTGGAATAAAGTTGTTCACACGACGGGCAACAAGTCCGATCTTTCCCAACTGTTGCAGCATGTTGACGCGGAAACGCCAATCGACGCCATCGACTTCGACGACGTAGGCAAAGTCAGCACCGCCTTCTTCGTCAAAGATCTTTCTGGTCCGATCCGTCATCATCGGAAACAGCAGCCGAGCCATCTCTTCGATTTCCACGGCGTCGCGATTCATTGGCTTAAGCGTGCCGTTGATCCGGATGATCGGCGGCTTGCCAACTTTCATGTGCAAGTCACTGCCCTCCAGCTTCACCAGAGCACGGAAGTATTTGTCGACTTCGTTGTCTTTTCGCTTCTCGGTAAAGCGGCTGACCATCGCCTCGACTTTTTCATCAGGCGTCATCTGGCCATTTGAGTGACCGTTGGTCGTGTCTTCCGTATTGTTCTTTTTCTTCATTGAGAATTCCGTAGAGGATCATCAAAGTTCGGGCGACAACGATCGGTTGATCGCCTGAAATATCCGCGGAAGCAGTAGAGTTTCAAGTTCGCCAAACCTTGCCCGAAGTACTCTAAGTTGCGGTTTTCCGTGGGTCAACCAAGCCGCATTTGCGCGGTAAAAATACTTGCAAGGAGGCGATCAGAAGTCGGGCAATTCCAATAATAGCAGCTGGATCGCACATTTCCATCACAACGTTACCCGCTTCTTTCATCATCGGCCGCTTTCCTGCCTTGCTGCCAGCATAACGCTCTGGACGGGCCAATTTTTGGCTTCCCGCCCGAATCCCCTCCGAATCCCCTTAGTCGGTCCGGCATTGGGACGTTATCATCTTGGGCTTTGCCGATTCCAATTTCCGGATTTCATCGTATCCATGGACACAGAACTCCTCGACCGCTCAAACTCGATCCGTCAGCGCATTACCCAGTTGCGGGACAGTCTTTGACTACGATGCCAAAATAGCCCGCTCTGCTGATATTGAGCAACGAATGGCCGCCGCAAACTTCTGGGACAATCAGGAAACTGCTCAGGAAACCGTCGGGCAGCTGAAGTCGCTCAAGGCGATCGTCGCTCCCATGAAAGAGCTGCTGACCGCAGGGGAAGACCTCGATGCTCTGTCAGAGATGGCGGAAGAAGACCCTGAAATCGTTCCCGAGATCGAAGCCGAAATCAGTCGGCTGGAAACCGTTCTGGACGACCTGGAACTGAAAGCGCTGCTCAATGGAGCCCACGATTCCTGTGGCGCCATTCTGACGATCAACGCGCGCGATGGCGGTACCGATGCCAATGACT is part of the Mariniblastus fucicola genome and harbors:
- a CDS encoding ATPase, T2SS/T4P/T4SS family codes for the protein MARPSHVMPKLFAFVLSFSAVLLTNSQARAGVELIGAARGQGGYLSLVKIGLIALVFFIWVRLADWINRDTTRIGDLSGQKPQVWNPINIVVHLAGFFAAISIPIFWVGYPIYVACAFLPWFIYRIVRRSGIKKDSSIKQRLNPDQGLELDELQQDLGAEFEFTPAGETDSDRQSNLIRARQSPGFVVLKDMLSEILLKRANIVLIDYSQTQATPRILVDGTWHPIPPMDRETGDNVLYSLKYIAGLNPADRRNKQAGRFAIKSPEFGKRKINVVSQGIPNGERVQLKLIGDASAQLPLKKLGMLPSMEKPFAEALNKPGICIVSAPKGEGLTTTWQGLLLSADRLTRDCVGLVSKENEEETTVENIVLKYYMPAGQGTPNQKEALAQSLLTRPDSMAVFEIESPEVTDVLSASVKGQDVAVWLQTSAKSSVEALLRCMQNSKNPNQFADSVRYVTNQRLGRRLCDHCKQEVQVQPKLIQQLGGDPRKQKTIFQAWRLPPPEQRVDETGKPIEFPTCQTCGGLGHVGRIAIFEMLTVNDEVRKVLKETPKPGPVDAIAKRSNAKTPLASSAYRLVLLGVISLQEAQASLKK
- a CDS encoding type IV pilus twitching motility protein PilT, whose translation is MTPDEKVEAMVSRFTEKRKDNEVDKYFRALVKLEGSDLHMKVGKPPIIRINGTLKPMNRDAVEIEEMARLLFPMMTDRTRKIFDEEGGADFAYVVEVDGVDWRFRVNMLQQLGKIGLVARRVNNFIPDFEGLYLPPSIETLCHHEQGMILLAGITGSGKSTSIASMLNYINRIYSKHILTLEDPIEFVFTDDKCLINQREVGIDVVDFSVGMKHAVREDPDIILVGELRDEETFMTAIHAAETGHLVFGTIHASTAPSTIGRILDLFPEEMHGAIRSAMAMNMKGIIGQKLLKSIKPGVGRVPTCEIMTFNPTIRKLILEEKDHKLADAIPMFGEEGMQDFTMSLEQLVRDELIDRPTAFQVAPNKEVLKMRLKGIDVSAPGIL